One part of the Amphiura filiformis chromosome 5, Afil_fr2py, whole genome shotgun sequence genome encodes these proteins:
- the LOC140152157 gene encoding uncharacterized protein produces MMISLLRFSKDTNVELEEFLHSQMLSFIMTMNSLKDTLKHFKYIFILTNLKLQTPLRNRGEYKLGGFYFLLGNLEPKYRSKQHIVQLACLCKVTDLKHYGLEVILARLISDLKTLETDGIEFYHDGRKFHFHGTLALVVGDNLAQHFMGGFPENFSTSLRLCRFCTGTNELVKTSLREDDFTWRNQEGYNEQAHTVEVHPHLSSVYGVKRRSPLNQLENFHVVCSLPSDIAHDLFEGGVVSVRLAIIVCSLVQDRHFSLKLLNERIEQFEYASCDRSNPIPPMPEQIAQFKIKSTIAETWLLMRMLPLLIGDKVPEGNDVWELYLKLADMVECICAKSYECGEIEYMGEKIVEFHESFHEVLRILYGQRTTLLYIT; encoded by the coding sequence ATGATGATATCCTTGCTCAGGTTTTCCAAGGACACCAATGTGGAACTGGAAGAATTTCTTCATTCACAGATGCTCAGCTTTATAATGACCATGAATTCTTTAAAAGATACCCTAAAGCACTTCAAATATATCTTTATTTTGACGAATTTAAAGTTGCAAACCCCCCTTCGAAATCGTGGAGAATATAAACTAGGAGGATTTTATTTCCTTCTAGGGAACTTGGAACCCAAATATAGGTCAAAACAGCACATTGTACAGCTTGCTTGCTTGTGCAAAGTAACAGACTTAAAACACTATGGGTTGGAAGTCATCTTGGCAAGACTTATCTCAGACCTGAAGACATTGGAAACGGATGGTATAGAATTCTATCATGATGGACGGAAATTCCATTTTCATGGAACTCTCGCACTGGTGGTGGGAGACAATTTGGCCCAACATTTTATGGGAGGTTTCCCAGAGAACTTTTCCACCTCACTGAGATTGTGTAGGTTCTGCACTGGTACAAATGAGTTAGTGAAGACGAGTTTGAGAGAAGATGATTTTACATGGAGAAATCAAGAGGGATACAATGAACAGGCGCACACAGTTGAAGTTCATCCACATCTATCATCAGTATACGGCGTGAAACGGCGTTCACCACTTAATCAATTGGAAAACTTCCATGTTGTATGCTCATTACCTTCAGATATAGCGCATGACCTTTTTGAAGGTGGAGTAGTTTCAGTTAGACTTGCCATTATTGTCTGCTCACTTGTCCAAGATCGCCATTTCAGTCTGAAACTACTGAATGAAAGGATTGAACAATTTGAGTATGCATCTTGTGATAGAAGCAACCCTATCCCTCCCATGCCAGAACAGATAGCACAATTTAAGATCAAATCAACCATTGCTGAAACTTGGCTCCTAATGCGCATGCTGCCATTGTTAATAGGAGATAAGGTACCTGAGGGCAACGATGTGTGGGAGTTGTACTTGAAATTAGCAGACATGGTTGAGTGTATATGTGCCAAATCTTATGAATGTGGGGAAATTGAATACATGGGAGAGAAAATTGTAGAGTTCCATGAATCATTTCATGAAGTTTTGAGGATACTTTATGGGCAAAGGACCACTTTACTCTACATTACTTGA
- the LOC140152158 gene encoding uncharacterized protein produces the protein MENGELALEPVTVSDDEFEDLKTSGEGDAKSTIPAKEKVCEWPYPFRCKSTMFSTAIFGKLKEQEKLTRHDRSKVLESLYEEATKYTLYPNSSQYDQMVSALLSTFPYLGRGMAGQDASGFYKTKLRETFNNNRRRHESDKEEVMLNKRKKPTEDGKAAKEKEMNVWCVKNFKPELGAGEDATSINILTKQMQASHAKKKKQQDPILTRTSMEKTFRRREG, from the exons ATGGAAAATGGTGAGCTAGCACTCGAGCCAGTCACAGTGAGTGATGATGAGTTTGAAGACCTGAAGACCAGTGGTGAGGGTGATGCTAAATCAACCATCCCAGCAAAAGAAAA AGTGTGTGAGTGGCCATACCCTTTCAGGTGCAAATCAACTATGTTTTCAACTGCTATCTTCGGTAAACTAAAGGAGCAAGAAAAACTGACCAGACATGACCGATCAAAAGTACTAGAAAGCTTATATGAAGAAGCAACTAAGTACACTTT ATATCCAAATTCAAGTCAGTATGATCAAATGGTTTCTGCACTCCTCTCAACATTCCCATATCTTGGGAGAGGTATGGCGGGACAGGATGCAAGT GGTTTCTACAAAACCAAACTTCGTGAGACGTTCAACAACAATAGAAGAAGGCACGAAAGTGACAAAGAAGAGGTCATGCTTAACAAGAGGAAGAAGCCAACAGAAGATGGCAAGGCGGCAAAGGAAAAAGAAATGAACGTATGGTGCGTTAAGAATTTTAAACCGGAATTGGGGGCAGGGGAAGATGCTACTAGCATCAACATTCTCACCAAGCAAATGCAAGctagtcatgcaaagaagaagaagcagcaaGATCCCATCTTGACTCGAACCAGCATGGAGAAAACTTTCCGGCGCCGTGAGGGTTGA
- the LOC140151862 gene encoding uncharacterized protein — protein sequence MSIKDVKEKYPLLFCADEIMAEFHRLTEVNLYETIEEPDIKEVLHSISQMRQPTKSPGWMKQDSKQDTALLALPGHLNEDISSFMQFSTSPASASAVILVNDKDGDKDMSKSTYQIFVEKVKIGEWYSLDKAYMGLLGYTMSFILATLHSTLRH from the exons ATGTCGATTAAAGACGTGAAAGAGAAGTATCCATTGCTGTTTTGTGCAGATGAG ATCATGGCAGAATTTCACAGGCTTACTGAAGTGAACCTATATGAAACCATAGAGGAACCGGACATTAAAGAAGTTCTTCACAGCATATCACAGATGCGGCAGCCAACAAAATCTCCAGGATGGATGAAACAGGACAGTAAACAGG ACACTGCATTGCTAGCCTTACCAGGCCATTTGAATGAAGATATCAGCAGCTTTATGCAGTTCTCCACATCACCAGCAAGTGCATCGGCTGTTATTCTGGTAAATGATAAGGACGGGGATAAGGATATGTCCAAATCAACATACCAGATATTTGTGGAGAAGGTCAAAATAGGGGAGTGGTATTCCCTTGATAAAGCATACATGGGGCTCTTGGGGTACACTATGTCTTTCATCTTAGCTACCCTCCACAGTACTCTAAGACATTAA
- the LOC140153053 gene encoding uncharacterized protein, translated as MEEIKDRSDSVKGMSAGVQPLQTEGSGLWNMCMNDSKVRNVSSSPPLQASDRSATSSTSVSWNIGESVSSVEVSDHESFSSPEVQDLQGQVIYEITKESATSVDVQLTEGIGAGRVIGNNSTSWMNNAETCLDEDRAAFDRVVGDAPQRAHIRLKSRHHRLKGDKESDGSSDSSSYNRDSPPTILNLSNIGVAKQQDGNLESEGSSGSGTFFRPTTQNATKHFKHGKPKSDNTQSQSDAGIATCGSSTSRQSNLSMSRYSSGIDAGDSGFGTARKSTCKRSLSTHYQNIKHGGVELDAETSNSSTMHNIRTVPEAEPDTDRERKRRRFNRTFAALRQCGLLDLTLQTATLMEQSQRMQKQLETLRKETKALHGAMRQFSEVQPTFLQTNNAQKVMTNLEQIANGEHENSPVKKFLEETETTTTQLLHGALSLHQKILERQANEHSPPKKLKQKHSASSSQTLTSTSSPTTDSDELQKQYGEIQGFQENLKLSGTGWHT; from the exons ATGGAGGAGATCAAAGATAGAAGTGACAGTGTGAAAGGAATGTCTGCAGGAGTGCAGCCTCTACAGACAGAAGGGAGTGGTCTGTGGAATATGTGTATGAATGACAGCAAAGTGAGAAATGTGTCTTCCTCGCCACCATTACAGGCTTCTGATCGCAGTGCAACATCTTCAACATCTGTAAGCTGGAATATTGGAG AATCTGTTAGTAGTGTTGAAGTCTCTGATCATGAGTCATTCTCCTCACCAGAAGTACAGGACTTGCAGGGTCAAGTTATTTATGAAATTACTAAAGAATCTGCAACCTCCGTAGATGTTCAG CTGACAGAAGGAATTGGTGCAGGAAGAGTGATTGGCAATAACAGTACCTCATGGATGAATAATGCAGAGACGTGTTTAGATGAGGACAGAGCTGCGTTTGACAGAGTTGTAGGCGATGCACCTCAGCGTGCTCACATTCGTCTCAAGTCTCGCCATCATCGTCTCAAAGGAGACAAGGAATCAGATGGAAGCTCAGATAGCAGTTCTTACAATCGTGACTCACCCCCAACTATATTGAATCTGTCCAACATAGGAGTGGCCAAACAGCAGGATGGTAATCTTGAAAGCGAAGGCTCATCAGGCAGTGGAACATTCTTTAGGCCTACTACGCAGAATGCAACCAAACATTTCAAACATGGTAAACCTAAAAGTGATAATACCCAATCACAAAGTGACGCTGGGATTGCTACATGCGGTAGCAGTACATCACGGCAATCCAATCTGTCTATGTCCAGATACAGTTCAGGTATAGATGCTGGTGACAGTGGATTTGGCACTGCAAGAAAGTCAACTTGTAAACGTTCCTTGTCCACACATTATCAGAATATCAAACATGGTGGTGTAGAACTTGATGCAGAAACATCTAATTCAAGTACAATGCACAATATTAGAACTGTGCCAGAGGCCGAACCTGACACAGATAGAGAGCGCAAACGAAGGCGCTTTAATCGGACATTTGCAGCTTTGAGGCAATGTGGACTTCTAGACCTGACATTACAAACAGCTACTTTGATGGAGCAAAGTCAAAGAATGCAAAAGCAGCTTGAAACACTAAGAAAAGAGACCAAAGCCTTGCACGGTGCTATGAGGCAATTCTCTGAAGTACAGCCAACATTTTTACAAACAAACAATGCTCAGAAGGTCATGACTAATTTGGAACAGATAGCAAATGGTGAACATGAAAATTCTCCTGTCAAAAAGTTCTTAGAAgagactgaaacaacaacaacacagttATTACACGGTGCCCTATCCCTACATCAGAAGATTTTAGAGCGTCAAGCTAATGAACATTCGCCGCCCAAAAAACTGAAGCAGAAGCATTCGGCATCGTCGTCACAAACATTAACTAGCACAAGTTCACCCACCACTGATAGTGACGAACTACAGAAGCAGTATGGTGAAATTCAAGGTTTTCAAGAAAACTTAAAATTAAGTGGCACTGGCTGGCATACTTGA